The DNA segment TTCAGTGTCGTGATGCTTGTGTTGTTGCAATCCAACTCTGTCAACTGTTTATTTTTACTGATATCCAGTGTTGTGATGCCTGTGTTGTAGCAAATCAACTCTGTCAACTGTTTATTGTTGCTGACATCCAGTGTCGTGATGCCTGTGTTGTAGCAATACAACAGTGTCAACTGTTTATTGTTGCTGACATCCAGTGTCGTGATGCCTGTGTGGGAGCAATACAATTCTGTCAATTGATCATTTTTCCTGACATCCAGTGTCGTGATGCCTGTGCTGTAGCAAGACAAATATATCAACTGTTCATTGTTGCTGACATCCAGTGTCGTGATGCCTGTATCGTCGCAATTCAAATATATCAACTTTTTATTGTTGCTGACATCCAGTGTTATGATGCCTGTGCCGCCGCAAAACAACTCTGTCAACAGTACATTTTTGCTGACATCCAGTGTCGTGATGCCTGTGTTGTGGCAATATAATCCTTTCAAAGCAGTAAAATGTTCAATACCCTTTAGATTTTTGATTTCACTTTCATTACTTACATCAATTCTTGTAATATTGCTGATTTCATCCGGTGTCAAAACATCGTTATCTGCACCTATTATATGGGTTTTAATCCAGTCTCTGAACTCCTTGTCCGGGAAATTTGTTTCATTGATGTTAATGTCGCCGCTTATTGGTGTACCCCCATTATCTATGGTGATTGGTTGCTGACTGGCATTCTGCTTTATTTGGCTTTCTTCTATCCGCTTCTGCCCGTTGACTAATTTTTCTTGTGCATAGACTGCAACAGGGCTCATCATCCCACTTACTCCCAATGCGGTTGCCATTGCGACTGCAACGGTCTTCTTTTTACTGTTCATAACGGTTTCTCTCCTTCTCTGTTTCAAAATTTATACCTATATAGACATATGGTTTTCCTTGCTGGAATGCCTTTTTTTATAATTTTTAAAGGCTTTTTTCATGTTTTTCATACTATCTCCTAAGGTATGATTTTGTGAATGAATCCTAAAATTTCATAACGAATTACTTGCTTCCATGAAAAAGATGCTTCCTCCTTCCTTATTGTGATACTGAAACATGAGCAGAAAATGCATTGCATATCACCTCATCCTTCTCCCTGTAAAACAAAGCATAAATGGCTTCACTTTGTATCTGCTGCATTGAGATATAACAATATAGATGCAGTAAATAATTCCGAAGTATGTGTAAAAACCGCCATGCCGTCATAGCGCTCTGCAATTGCTTTTATACTCCTGATTCCGATTCCCTCCACTCTATTATCACTCCGTTTGGTTGAGATAAAATGCCCGTTTTCCTCATATATAACGCCTTGGAAGCTGTTGTCCATGCGAATCATAACTCTGCACTCTTCTTTTTTTATTTTTAAATGGATATATCGTTTTTCTTCTGCCAAAAAGGAAGCTGCCGCAATCGCATTTTCCCATAGATTTCCCAGTAATACAGACAAGTCACTATTGGAAATTCCCACACAGGCAGGCAGTACAATATCAATATCCGTCTGTATATTCGCTTGTCTGGATAGTGTAAGATACTGCTGACACAATGCATTTACAACAAAATGCTCGCATAGAGGCGGCTGGATTCTTTCCTGAATCTTTGCTTCGTATTCCTGCAGATAGGACAGCGCTTCCTGCATACTCCCCTGTACCAGAATACCTTTCAAGGCTGCAAGATGCTGCCTTTCATCATGGCGAATCCGCTTTAGCTCATCCGCGTGTGCACTCATTTCCTCCATACGTGCTGCCTGCAGCTCCAATTGGGTATTCACCTGTTCAAACTTTTCACGCTCCCGTGCAGCGTTTGCTGCATTCACAACCGTATGGCTCATCTGTGAATATGTTATAAAGGCACATGCTGTTATAATAATTTGCACTGCATTGGATGAAGCTTCTCCAATCAGAGAAGCAGGAAACAGATTTACAGCCATTATAAATAAAACTGCAAATATCAGAGGGACTGTAAAAATATTTTTTAACTGTGACTGTTCAATTTCCTCCAGCCGGCTGTAAAGCCGTTTGATGATGTAAAGAAAGTACGGTGTCAATACGATAATCGGCGCTGCAAAAAATAAAATATCTTCATAAATATACGGGCCGGAATTCCAGCTTGGAAACAGCAGATAGTAAAGCAGAAAAGTAACAGACTGGCATACGGCAAATGTATTCACTGCCATAAAAAGTAAAAATACAAGGCAAGGCCAGCCATCCCTTACTACATGCTTCATATATAAAAAGCTGGATAATAAAAAAAGCAAATTAAGAAGCATCTTCAAAGCGTCATGTAAGGAAGCAAACACAGTCGTTTCCAGAATGGAAAAAGCAGCAGCATATCCAACTGTCAGTAGCAAAATAATACATACGATACGCCTTTTTGGATATCGTACTTGATGCCGAACAGTGAAATAGCAAATTACAGCTGTTCCCGCCGCCTGAAAGAAAGCCACAAAAAACGCACTAATCACAGCCTGCATCATGATTCCTCCATTCTTTGAAATATATAGGATACATATTGCTTTTTTAATTCCCCGCGTTTATCTCTTGCTATTGGAATTTCACTGCCATCCTTCATTAGAAATACCGTGTTCTTCATCTTCTCCACATAATCCATATGAATAATGTAACAGCGATAGCATCTGAGAAAGGGATGTCCTCCAAGAATATTTTCAAGAGCAGATAGTGATTGGGAAATCACAAGGTCCCCGTTACCTGTATGCAGAATTGTTTTATGATCATAGACCTCAGCATAATGAATACTATCCACAGGAATATGTAATTGCTGTTTACCATAATTCACCGTAATCATACGAACAGCAGCCTTATACAGTGCCAGTATTCTACGCATTGCTTCTGCAAATGCAGGATAGGTAACCGGCTTAATCAGATAGTGAATAGCTTCTACCTCATAGCCCTCTGCATAGTGCTGCATACTGTTTGTAGCAAAAACTATCGCTCCCGCATATCCCTTGCTCCTCATGATTTTTGCGGCCTTAACCCCCGTGGTTCCTTCCATATAAATATCAAGAAACAATGCATCCGCATGTATGGCAGCCTCATCCGCAAGCATCTGTCCGGCATTTTGATAAACAATTGTTTCCAGTTGAATTTGTCGTTCTCTTTGAAAATGAAGGCAGTGAGAGATAAGCAATGTCTGATCTTCCTTAGCATCTTCACAGATGATGATCCGCATATCTATTCCTCCTCGCCTGATTGATATAATGTAATTATAGCATATGAACTATTCATTTTTGTTTTTCAAAGCAACGGCTTACGATAGAAAATAACGGTCTGCGTAGTTTATGAAACACATGGCTTTAAACACCTCAGTGAAACAGAAAAAAACGCTAACCTGCATCAGCGTTTTCATTATCCCAAAAAGGAAACCAAAGAATTATGCGTATGCTGTCCCAGCGGTGCGATTCCCATACTGAAATGCGTGGTCACTCCGTTTTTCTCCACATCGCAATAAACCTGTACCTTTGCCTCGTAGGATTCATAGCCATATTTCGTATAAGTCCAATCGTGAATGGAATCCAATCCGAGATAACGGATCATATTCCAGGCCAGCTCCT comes from the Erysipelotrichaceae bacterium 66202529 genome and includes:
- a CDS encoding response regulator; its protein translation is MRIIICEDAKEDQTLLISHCLHFQRERQIQLETIVYQNAGQMLADEAAIHADALFLDIYMEGTTGVKAAKIMRSKGYAGAIVFATNSMQHYAEGYEVEAIHYLIKPVTYPAFAEAMRRILALYKAAVRMITVNYGKQQLHIPVDSIHYAEVYDHKTILHTGNGDLVISQSLSALENILGGHPFLRCYRCYIIHMDYVEKMKNTVFLMKDGSEIPIARDKRGELKKQYVSYIFQRMEES
- a CDS encoding GHKL domain-containing protein, with protein sequence MMQAVISAFFVAFFQAAGTAVICYFTVRHQVRYPKRRIVCIILLLTVGYAAAFSILETTVFASLHDALKMLLNLLFLLSSFLYMKHVVRDGWPCLVFLLFMAVNTFAVCQSVTFLLYYLLFPSWNSGPYIYEDILFFAAPIIVLTPYFLYIIKRLYSRLEEIEQSQLKNIFTVPLIFAVLFIMAVNLFPASLIGEASSNAVQIIITACAFITYSQMSHTVVNAANAAREREKFEQVNTQLELQAARMEEMSAHADELKRIRHDERQHLAALKGILVQGSMQEALSYLQEYEAKIQERIQPPLCEHFVVNALCQQYLTLSRQANIQTDIDIVLPACVGISNSDLSVLLGNLWENAIAAASFLAEEKRYIHLKIKKEECRVMIRMDNSFQGVIYEENGHFISTKRSDNRVEGIGIRSIKAIAERYDGMAVFTHTSELFTASILLYLNAADTK